A genome region from Apus apus isolate bApuApu2 chromosome 2, bApuApu2.pri.cur, whole genome shotgun sequence includes the following:
- the ECI2 gene encoding enoyl-CoA delta isomerase 2 isoform X2 → MAAPALTFARRLCWRPLGEIRQAQAVCIPATHLHMTAATMQVSQKDFEKAQEQLKLLKKDPGNETKLKLYALFKQATEGPCNSPKPGMLDFVKKAKWDAWNSLGSLSQDNARQKYIELVSSLVSAESADQKKDASPEEGRHGGYETIIVTTKNKITKIMFNRPDKKNAINRKMYREIIQALEEAGKDDSTIAVITGNGEYYSSGNDLSNFTDIQPNQMEEMAKDGAVLLKEFVGHFIDFPKPLIAVVNGPAIGICVTVLALCDVVYASDRATFHSPFSQLGQSPEGCSSYLFPKIMGLAKASEILLFNKKLTAAEACAQGLVTEVFPERSFQKEVWARLEAYASLPKNSLALSKQLLRSAEKEKLHAVNSKECEVLQERWLSDECVNAIVSFFQRKSKL, encoded by the exons GCAAGCACAAGCTGTTTGCATTCCAGCAACTCACCTGCACATGACTGCAGCCACCATGCAAGTCAGCCAGAAAGACTTTGAAAAGGCTCAAGAACAGCTGAAGCTTTTGAAAAAGGATCCTGGGAATGAAACTAAGTTGAAGCTCTATGCTTTGTTTAAACAG GCTACTGAAGGTCCCTGCAATTCTCCAAAACCAGGTATGCTGGACTTTGTCAAGAAAGCCAAGTGGGATGCATGGAATTCTCTTGGCAGTTTGTCTCAG gatAATGCCAGACAGAAATACATTGAACTTGTCTCAAGTCTAGTCTCTGCAGAGTCTGCTGACCAGAAGAAAGATGCTTCTCCAGAAGAGGGCAGACATGGTGGCTATGAAACAATAATAGTTACCACTAAAAACAAGatcacaaaaataatgtttaaccGACCTGATAAGAAAAATGCCATCAACCGTAAG ATGTACAGAGAAATTATCCAAGCACTtgaagaagctggaaaagatGATTCAACCATAGCTGTTATTACTG GAAATGGAGAGTACTATAGTAGTGGAAATGATCTGAGCAATTTTACTGATATCCAACCCAATCAAATGGAGGAGATGGCAAAAGATGGAGCGGTGTTACTCAA AGAGTTTGTCGGTCACTTTATTGATTTTCCTAAACCACTGATTGCAGTGGTAAATGGCCCAGCTATTGGAATCTGTGTAACTGTCCTTGCGTTGTGTGATGTTGTCTATGCTTCTGACAGG GCTACATTTCACAGCCCATTTAGTCAACTTGGACAGAGCCCAGAAGGATGTTCCTCTTACCTGTTTCCAAAAATCATGGGCTTAGCCAAG GCAAGTGAAATTTTGCTGTTCAATAAAAAGCTGACTGCAGCAGAAGCCTGTGCCCAGGGATTAGTGACTGAAGTCTTCCCTGAAAGAAGTTTTCAGAAGGAAGTTTGGGCAAGATTAGAAGCTTATGCAAGCCTCCCAAAAAAT tCCTTGGCATTGTCAAAGCAACTGTTACGAAGtgcagaaaaggagaagctCCATGCAGTCAACAGTAAAGAGTGTGAAGTCCTTCAGGAGAGGTGGTTATCTGATGAATGTGTAAATGCTATTGTCAGCTTCTTTCAGAGAAAGTCAAAACTCTAA
- the ECI2 gene encoding enoyl-CoA delta isomerase 2 isoform X3 has protein sequence MTAATMQVSQKDFEKAQEQLKLLKKDPGNETKLKLYALFKQATEGPCNSPKPGMLDFVKKAKWDAWNSLGSLSQDNARQKYIELVSSLVSAESADQKKDASPEEGRHGGYETIIVTTKNKITKIMFNRPDKKNAINRKMYREIIQALEEAGKDDSTIAVITGNGEYYSSGNDLSNFTDIQPNQMEEMAKDGAVLLKEFVGHFIDFPKPLIAVVNGPAIGICVTVLALCDVVYASDRATFHSPFSQLGQSPEGCSSYLFPKIMGLAKASEILLFNKKLTAAEACAQGLVTEVFPERSFQKEVWARLEAYASLPKNSLALSKQLLRSAEKEKLHAVNSKECEVLQERWLSDECVNAIVSFFQRKSKL, from the exons ATGACTGCAGCCACCATGCAAGTCAGCCAGAAAGACTTTGAAAAGGCTCAAGAACAGCTGAAGCTTTTGAAAAAGGATCCTGGGAATGAAACTAAGTTGAAGCTCTATGCTTTGTTTAAACAG GCTACTGAAGGTCCCTGCAATTCTCCAAAACCAGGTATGCTGGACTTTGTCAAGAAAGCCAAGTGGGATGCATGGAATTCTCTTGGCAGTTTGTCTCAG gatAATGCCAGACAGAAATACATTGAACTTGTCTCAAGTCTAGTCTCTGCAGAGTCTGCTGACCAGAAGAAAGATGCTTCTCCAGAAGAGGGCAGACATGGTGGCTATGAAACAATAATAGTTACCACTAAAAACAAGatcacaaaaataatgtttaaccGACCTGATAAGAAAAATGCCATCAACCGTAAG ATGTACAGAGAAATTATCCAAGCACTtgaagaagctggaaaagatGATTCAACCATAGCTGTTATTACTG GAAATGGAGAGTACTATAGTAGTGGAAATGATCTGAGCAATTTTACTGATATCCAACCCAATCAAATGGAGGAGATGGCAAAAGATGGAGCGGTGTTACTCAA AGAGTTTGTCGGTCACTTTATTGATTTTCCTAAACCACTGATTGCAGTGGTAAATGGCCCAGCTATTGGAATCTGTGTAACTGTCCTTGCGTTGTGTGATGTTGTCTATGCTTCTGACAGG GCTACATTTCACAGCCCATTTAGTCAACTTGGACAGAGCCCAGAAGGATGTTCCTCTTACCTGTTTCCAAAAATCATGGGCTTAGCCAAG GCAAGTGAAATTTTGCTGTTCAATAAAAAGCTGACTGCAGCAGAAGCCTGTGCCCAGGGATTAGTGACTGAAGTCTTCCCTGAAAGAAGTTTTCAGAAGGAAGTTTGGGCAAGATTAGAAGCTTATGCAAGCCTCCCAAAAAAT tCCTTGGCATTGTCAAAGCAACTGTTACGAAGtgcagaaaaggagaagctCCATGCAGTCAACAGTAAAGAGTGTGAAGTCCTTCAGGAGAGGTGGTTATCTGATGAATGTGTAAATGCTATTGTCAGCTTCTTTCAGAGAAAGTCAAAACTCTAA